A region from the Leopardus geoffroyi isolate Oge1 chromosome C2, O.geoffroyi_Oge1_pat1.0, whole genome shotgun sequence genome encodes:
- the LOC123610618 gene encoding LOW QUALITY PROTEIN: ATP synthase subunit ATP5MJ, mitochondrial-like (The sequence of the model RefSeq protein was modified relative to this genomic sequence to represent the inferred CDS: inserted 2 bases in 1 codon; substituted 1 base at 1 genomic stop codon), with product MLQSLVXNVWIPMRPXVCEEIWVGMGLTGFVVFKIRTADKRSKALKALSHAPALGRH from the exons ATGCTTCAAAGTCTTGTTTAAAATGTTTGGATTCCCATGAGGCC AGTTTGCGAGGAGATTTGGGTAGGAATGGGGTTGACGggctttgttgtttttaaaatcaggactgctgataaaagaagtaaagctTTGAAAGCTTTGAGTCATGCACCTGCTCTAGGTCGTCATTAA